A part of Longimicrobium sp. genomic DNA contains:
- a CDS encoding ABC transporter permease, which produces MPFLPRLQSLWRNLRHRDHVERELDEELRAYVDLLADEKVRAGMPPARARRAAFIEAGVEPTREAVRDVRAGAWADAFARDVRFALRMLRRSPLFSATAIVALALGIGANAALFSLARALLVQGRPGVGSPDELVWVAPVNAESGWVERMSYPSFLRLRGSGGPFAALAATRDAPFALSGRGEPEQVDGQFVSGSYFAMLRTPFAVGRGFAPAEDLHPGAHPVAVIGHTLWQRRFGGDPGIVGRTVAVNGVPVTVVGVAAEGFLGVEQDVRRRDLWLPMAMLPALFPTMREALSTERGATFSVVGRLRPGATTAEADAALAAATGVLTQADPARSGSILRTFPAGAGIPPGANREIAPVAALSAVVTGLVLLIACANVSSMLLGRGFARRREIGVRLSLGAGRGRLVRQLLTESLVLSLAGALLGVAVAFATVHAVTAFAIPLPLEPRIDFRALAATLVLAVGAALVFGVAPALAATRADLTGALKDGALSGTPRRARLQGALVVAQLALALFLLITSGLFLRSLDKANRVDVGLDTSAHVLALSFDLGLLGYDAPRARAFVDAAIERAAALPGVRSATASDVMPLEALIAVQVDVDGAPAARGGPMVLQTTARPGYFQTVGVRLAAGRDFGPRDVAGAPPVAVVSRSFAEHYLPGRSPIGARLRLMESTGPLATVVGVAEDVRATGPSGPPAHMVYLPQLQHVDDEPGSMTLLVRSDGDARALAPALRRELRALDPHLPIYAVRTLGSALRQQMMPQRTGSTLLAVFGTLALVLATVGVYASMAFAVTQRTHEIAVRMALGGDASRVVRLFVGRGARLTLAGLAIGVALALAGSRLFAALLLGIAPTDLLTFAAVSALLFGVAIVACWIPARRAVHVHPMQVLRHE; this is translated from the coding sequence ATGCCCTTTTTACCCCGGTTGCAGAGCCTGTGGCGCAACCTCCGCCATCGCGACCATGTGGAGCGCGAGCTGGACGAGGAGCTGCGCGCGTACGTGGATCTGCTGGCGGACGAAAAGGTGCGCGCCGGCATGCCCCCGGCCCGCGCGCGGCGGGCCGCGTTCATCGAGGCCGGGGTGGAGCCGACCCGGGAAGCCGTGCGCGATGTTCGCGCCGGCGCCTGGGCGGACGCGTTCGCGCGCGACGTCCGCTTCGCGCTGCGCATGCTGCGCCGCTCGCCGCTGTTCAGCGCCACGGCCATCGTGGCGCTGGCCTTGGGGATCGGCGCCAACGCGGCGCTGTTCAGCCTGGCGAGGGCGCTGCTGGTGCAGGGGCGCCCCGGCGTGGGCAGTCCGGACGAGCTGGTGTGGGTCGCGCCCGTCAACGCCGAATCCGGATGGGTGGAGCGCATGTCGTACCCCTCCTTCCTCCGCCTGCGCGGCAGCGGCGGCCCCTTCGCCGCGCTGGCGGCCACCCGCGACGCACCGTTCGCCCTCAGCGGGCGGGGCGAGCCCGAGCAGGTGGACGGGCAGTTCGTATCGGGGAGCTACTTCGCCATGCTGCGCACGCCCTTCGCGGTGGGGCGCGGCTTCGCGCCCGCGGAGGACCTGCACCCCGGGGCGCATCCCGTGGCCGTGATCGGCCACACGCTCTGGCAGCGCCGGTTCGGCGGCGATCCGGGCATCGTCGGGCGCACGGTGGCGGTGAACGGCGTGCCGGTTACCGTGGTGGGAGTGGCGGCGGAGGGCTTCCTGGGGGTGGAGCAGGACGTCCGCCGCCGCGACCTGTGGCTTCCCATGGCCATGCTTCCCGCCCTGTTCCCCACGATGCGGGAGGCGCTCTCGACCGAGCGGGGGGCGACGTTCTCGGTGGTGGGGCGGCTGCGCCCCGGCGCCACCACGGCCGAGGCCGACGCCGCCCTCGCCGCCGCGACCGGCGTGCTTACGCAGGCAGATCCGGCTCGCAGCGGATCCATCCTTCGTACCTTCCCCGCGGGCGCGGGAATTCCTCCGGGCGCGAACCGCGAGATCGCGCCGGTGGCCGCCCTGTCCGCGGTGGTCACGGGGCTGGTGCTGCTGATCGCCTGCGCCAACGTAAGCAGCATGCTCCTGGGGCGGGGCTTCGCGCGCCGCCGCGAGATCGGGGTGCGGCTCTCGCTCGGCGCCGGGCGTGGAAGGCTGGTCCGGCAGCTCCTCACCGAAAGCCTCGTGCTGTCGCTGGCGGGCGCCCTCCTGGGAGTGGCGGTGGCGTTCGCCACCGTGCACGCGGTCACGGCATTCGCGATCCCCCTCCCGCTGGAGCCGCGCATCGACTTCCGCGCGCTCGCGGCCACGCTGGTGCTCGCCGTGGGCGCGGCGCTCGTGTTCGGCGTGGCGCCCGCCCTGGCGGCCACGCGCGCGGACCTCACCGGCGCGCTCAAAGACGGCGCGCTGAGCGGCACCCCGCGGCGCGCGCGGCTGCAGGGTGCGCTGGTGGTGGCGCAGCTTGCCCTCGCGCTCTTCCTCCTCATCACCTCCGGGCTCTTCCTGCGCAGCCTGGACAAGGCGAACCGGGTGGACGTGGGGCTCGACACCTCCGCCCACGTGCTCGCCCTCTCGTTCGACCTGGGGCTGCTGGGGTACGACGCCCCGCGAGCGCGGGCGTTCGTCGACGCCGCGATCGAGCGGGCCGCCGCGCTCCCTGGCGTGCGCTCGGCCACCGCGTCGGACGTGATGCCGCTGGAGGCGCTGATCGCGGTCCAGGTGGATGTGGACGGCGCGCCCGCCGCACGGGGGGGCCCCATGGTGCTGCAGACCACGGCGCGCCCCGGCTACTTCCAGACGGTGGGCGTGCGGCTGGCGGCCGGGCGCGACTTCGGGCCGCGCGACGTGGCGGGCGCGCCGCCGGTGGCCGTGGTGAGCCGCTCCTTTGCCGAGCACTACCTGCCGGGCCGCTCGCCCATCGGCGCCAGGCTGCGGCTGATGGAGTCCACCGGGCCGCTGGCGACGGTGGTGGGAGTGGCGGAGGACGTGCGCGCCACCGGTCCCTCCGGCCCGCCCGCCCACATGGTGTACCTCCCCCAGCTCCAGCACGTGGACGACGAGCCCGGCAGCATGACGCTGCTGGTGCGCTCCGACGGCGACGCACGCGCCCTCGCCCCCGCCCTGCGCCGGGAGCTGCGCGCGCTGGATCCGCACCTGCCCATCTACGCGGTGCGTACTCTGGGCAGCGCGCTCCGCCAGCAGATGATGCCGCAGCGCACCGGCTCCACCCTGCTGGCGGTGTTCGGCACGCTTGCGCTGGTTCTGGCCACGGTGGGCGTGTACGCGTCCATGGCCTTCGCCGTCACCCAGCGCACGCACGAGATCGCCGTACGCATGGCGCTGGGCGGCGATGCGTCGCGGGTGGTGCGCCTGTTCGTGGGGCGCGGCGCGCGGCTGACGCTGGCGGGGCTGGCGATCGGGGTGGCGCTGGCGCTGGCGGGCTCGCGCCTGTTCGCCGCGCTCCTGCTGGGGATCGCCCCCACCGACCTGCTCACCTTCGCCGCGGTCTCCGCCCTCCTCTTCGGCGTGGCGATCGTGGCCTGCTGGATCCCCGCCCGCCGTGCCGTACACGTCCATCCGATGCAGGTGCTGCGGCACGAGTAG
- the metK gene encoding methionine adenosyltransferase, whose amino-acid sequence MSTLIDPARIAEETGLTYTFSSESVSEGHPDKVCDTIADTILDAYLAQDPNARVACEVLVKANQVVLAGEITSTALVDHEAQVREAVRAIGYTDADQLFHADTLEIRSLLSEQAPEIAQGVNAVTSQSGDQGAGDQGIMFGYATDETPELMPLPILLAHRLSYALAELRKAGAASWLRPDAKTQVSVLYGADGPQAVTDVLVSTQHSAEVAQEEIRHFIAQTLVPRALQGWYRDDLRLMVNPTGSFVQGGPSADAGVTGRKIIVDSYGGMGRHGGGAFSGKDPSKVDRSGAYFCRYVARQVVQEGLARRAEVQVAYAIGMAEPVSVKVDTFGTGDPTRAAAFVRTFDFRPRAVIERLDLLRPIYRSTTNYGHFGKAGLPWEA is encoded by the coding sequence ATGAGCACGCTGATCGACCCGGCCCGCATCGCCGAAGAAACGGGCCTGACGTACACCTTCAGCTCGGAATCCGTATCCGAGGGCCACCCGGACAAGGTCTGCGACACCATCGCGGACACCATCCTGGACGCTTACCTCGCGCAGGACCCCAACGCCCGCGTCGCCTGCGAGGTGCTGGTGAAGGCCAACCAGGTGGTGCTGGCGGGCGAGATCACCTCCACCGCGCTGGTGGACCACGAGGCGCAGGTGCGCGAGGCCGTGCGCGCCATCGGCTACACCGACGCCGACCAGCTCTTCCACGCCGACACGCTGGAGATCCGCTCGCTCCTCTCGGAGCAGGCGCCGGAGATCGCGCAGGGCGTCAACGCCGTCACCAGCCAGTCCGGCGACCAGGGCGCGGGCGACCAGGGCATCATGTTCGGCTACGCGACCGACGAGACGCCCGAACTGATGCCCCTCCCCATCCTGCTTGCGCACCGCCTGTCGTACGCGCTGGCCGAGCTGCGCAAGGCCGGCGCGGCGTCGTGGCTGCGTCCCGACGCCAAGACGCAGGTGTCGGTGCTGTACGGCGCGGACGGCCCGCAGGCGGTCACCGACGTCCTCGTCTCCACGCAGCATTCGGCGGAGGTGGCGCAGGAGGAGATCCGCCACTTCATCGCGCAGACGCTGGTGCCGCGCGCGCTGCAGGGGTGGTACCGCGACGACCTGCGGCTGATGGTGAACCCCACCGGCAGCTTCGTGCAGGGCGGCCCCTCGGCCGACGCGGGCGTCACCGGCCGCAAGATCATCGTGGACTCGTACGGCGGAATGGGGCGCCACGGCGGCGGCGCGTTCAGCGGCAAGGATCCCAGCAAGGTGGACCGCTCCGGCGCCTACTTCTGCCGCTACGTCGCGCGGCAGGTGGTGCAGGAGGGGCTGGCCCGGCGCGCCGAAGTGCAGGTCGCCTACGCCATCGGCATGGCGGAGCCCGTCTCGGTGAAGGTGGACACCTTTGGCACCGGCGACCCGACGCGCGCCGCCGCATTCGTGCGCACCTTTGACTTCCGCCCGCGCGCCGTGATCGAGCGGCTGGACCTGCTGCGCCCCATCTACCGCTCCACGACGAACTACGGCCACTTCGGCAAGGCGGGGCTCCCCTGGGAGGCATGA
- a CDS encoding L,D-transpeptidase family protein, with amino-acid sequence MAIRSISAAAALLFALAGTAHAANPDPERWIDISPETLNSGEIRLPVGELDGAEGPSVLRVQLLLNRALFSPGMLDARWGANVRTATRWFQKREGLEETGVVDEATYDALMRASGRPDRLVRQHTLSATDVEGPFVALPSNMYERAKLACSCYQMLSEKIAEQFHTREGVLERLNPGTNLDSLKAGDKLWVPRVREPTVAANMKIAEILVSGSGNFVQARDSAGNILAHFASTMGSSIDPSPEGEVTVREVTANPWWNYQPALLKVLRSSGPNAMIPPGPNNAVGWVWIGLSAPHYGIHGTSEPETIGYATSSGCVRLPNWDARFLSRRVRPGTRVRFEDTRNGERVIPRRPRPRLLGTRADSVAPEPR; translated from the coding sequence ATGGCAATCCGATCGATATCCGCCGCCGCCGCGCTCCTGTTCGCGCTCGCCGGCACCGCGCACGCCGCGAATCCGGACCCCGAGCGCTGGATCGACATCAGCCCCGAGACCCTCAACTCCGGCGAGATCCGCCTGCCCGTCGGCGAGCTCGACGGCGCGGAAGGCCCGTCCGTGCTGCGCGTGCAGCTCCTCCTCAACCGCGCCCTCTTTTCGCCCGGGATGCTGGACGCGCGCTGGGGAGCCAACGTGCGCACCGCCACGCGCTGGTTCCAGAAGCGCGAGGGGCTCGAGGAGACCGGCGTCGTGGACGAGGCCACCTACGACGCCCTCATGCGCGCCTCCGGCAGGCCCGACCGGCTCGTGCGCCAGCACACGCTGAGCGCCACCGACGTCGAGGGCCCCTTCGTCGCCCTCCCGTCCAACATGTACGAGCGGGCGAAGCTGGCGTGCTCGTGCTACCAGATGCTCTCCGAAAAGATCGCCGAGCAGTTCCACACCCGCGAGGGCGTGCTGGAGCGCCTCAACCCCGGGACGAACCTGGACTCGCTCAAGGCGGGCGACAAGCTGTGGGTGCCGCGCGTGCGCGAGCCGACCGTCGCCGCCAACATGAAGATCGCCGAGATCCTGGTGTCTGGCAGCGGCAACTTCGTGCAGGCGCGCGACAGCGCCGGCAACATCCTGGCGCACTTCGCATCCACGATGGGCTCCAGCATCGACCCCTCCCCCGAGGGCGAGGTTACGGTGCGCGAGGTGACGGCGAACCCGTGGTGGAACTACCAGCCCGCGCTGCTCAAGGTGCTGCGCAGCAGCGGCCCCAACGCCATGATCCCGCCGGGCCCCAACAACGCGGTCGGCTGGGTGTGGATCGGCCTTTCGGCCCCCCACTACGGCATCCACGGCACCAGCGAGCCGGAGACGATCGGCTACGCGACCTCGTCCGGCTGCGTGCGCCTCCCCAACTGGGACGCCCGCTTTCTCTCCCGCCGCGTGCGCCCGGGAACGCGCGTGCGCTTCGAGGACACCCGCAACGGCGAGCGCGTCATCCCCCGCCGCCCCCGCCCCCGCCTCCTCGGCACCCGCGCCGACAGCGTCGCGCCCGAGCCGCGGTAA
- a CDS encoding PadR family transcriptional regulator gives MASSNLLQGTLDLLVLKALSLGELHGLGVARRVEQITGNAFEVKPGSLFPALHRMEEAGWLSAEWGESENRRRAKFYRLTAAGRRQLDAEAEEWGRISMAIKFALSAT, from the coding sequence ATGGCATCGAGCAATCTGCTGCAGGGGACGCTGGACCTCCTGGTCCTGAAGGCGCTCTCGTTGGGCGAGCTCCACGGGCTGGGGGTGGCGCGCCGGGTGGAGCAGATCACCGGCAACGCCTTCGAGGTGAAGCCGGGCTCCCTCTTCCCCGCCCTCCACCGGATGGAGGAGGCGGGGTGGCTGAGCGCGGAATGGGGCGAGTCCGAGAACCGGCGCCGCGCCAAGTTCTATCGCCTCACCGCCGCCGGCCGCCGCCAGCTCGACGCCGAGGCGGAGGAGTGGGGGCGGATCTCGATGGCCATCAAGTTCGCGCTGAGCGCCACGTAG
- a CDS encoding ABC transporter permease: MNSFLGHIRYALRTLARSPGFTLVAVLTLALGIGANTAIFSVVNAVLLRPLPYAASDRLVTVTHFYPSINNLEAGAAVPTYRDLKAETRLFSDVSVQSGWGVNLTGQGQPQRLNGSLVTPDFFATYGVPAALGRTIQPPPGGTGVREREVVLSHALWQSVFGGDRGVVGRTVQLNGEAYEIVGVMPRTFRNVFDPTIDLYAPLVFTPDLFTARTSEFLSLTARLKPGVTVEAAGRAMAAFAERLKKDNPGEYPPDWTLRLRSLGEQASGQLRPALLVLLGAVGFVLLIACGNVANLLLARAAARRKEVAIRSALGARSGDLARQFLTESMVLSLTGAILGLMLAFGGLRLLAALKPENLIWVESIPIDASVLAFTSVLAVLTGLVFGSVPTLQTVRGSLQAALREGGRSGGPDRRGSATRRLLVVTQVALALMLLTGAGLLIRSFSRLQQVDPGFDSRGVLTMNIALPEAKYGSDTAQIAFFDALMPRLAAIPGVETAGSASSLPLQGGWNRSFAVEGITVPPGETGPYGNFRSVYPGFFRTLRIPLLRGRAFTDADRAGAPRVAIVDAVMAKSYWPGQDPIGKRISLGGSEEEPEWTEVIGVVGHTRQDGIDSEGRAQLYVPFRQVGLPFQSLALRTTGDPTQVVGAVRAAVREVDPEQPISRVQTMDDLVNANLGPRRFSMALLGLFAALALVLAAVGLYGVMSFDVQRRSQEIGVRMALGAEAAGVLRLVLRQGLGLALVGVAIGVLGSLALTRLIHSQLYEVGAFDPLTFVSVVVILLGVAALASLIPARRATRVDPVVAMRGE; this comes from the coding sequence ATGAACTCGTTCCTCGGCCACATCCGCTACGCGCTCCGCACGCTCGCACGAAGCCCGGGGTTCACCCTGGTGGCGGTGCTCACGCTGGCGCTGGGGATCGGCGCCAACACGGCCATCTTCAGCGTGGTGAACGCCGTGCTCCTGCGCCCGCTCCCCTACGCGGCGTCGGACCGGCTCGTCACGGTCACGCACTTCTACCCCTCCATCAACAACCTGGAGGCGGGGGCCGCCGTGCCCACGTACCGCGACCTCAAGGCCGAGACGAGGCTGTTCAGCGACGTATCGGTGCAGTCCGGGTGGGGGGTGAACCTGACGGGCCAGGGGCAGCCGCAGCGGCTGAACGGCTCGCTGGTGACGCCCGACTTCTTTGCGACATATGGCGTCCCGGCGGCGCTCGGGCGCACCATCCAGCCGCCCCCGGGGGGCACGGGCGTGCGCGAGAGGGAGGTCGTGCTCAGCCATGCGCTCTGGCAGAGCGTGTTCGGCGGCGACCGCGGCGTGGTGGGGCGCACGGTGCAGCTCAACGGCGAGGCGTACGAGATCGTGGGCGTGATGCCGCGCACCTTTCGCAACGTCTTCGATCCCACCATCGACCTGTACGCGCCGCTCGTCTTCACCCCGGACCTCTTCACCGCGCGCACCAGCGAGTTCCTGTCGCTCACCGCGCGCCTGAAGCCGGGCGTGACCGTGGAGGCGGCGGGACGCGCGATGGCGGCCTTCGCGGAGCGGTTGAAGAAGGACAATCCCGGCGAGTATCCGCCCGATTGGACGCTGCGCCTGCGCTCGCTCGGCGAGCAGGCGTCGGGGCAGCTGCGGCCGGCACTGCTGGTGCTGCTGGGCGCGGTCGGGTTCGTCCTGCTGATCGCGTGCGGCAACGTGGCCAACCTCCTGCTGGCGCGCGCGGCGGCGCGGCGCAAGGAAGTCGCCATCCGCAGCGCGCTCGGGGCCAGGAGCGGCGACCTGGCGCGCCAGTTCCTCACCGAGAGCATGGTGCTCTCGCTGACGGGCGCCATCCTGGGGCTTATGCTGGCCTTCGGCGGGCTGCGGCTGCTGGCGGCGCTCAAGCCGGAAAACCTGATCTGGGTGGAGTCGATCCCCATCGACGCCTCCGTGCTCGCCTTCACCTCTGTGCTGGCGGTGCTCACGGGGCTCGTCTTCGGCTCCGTGCCCACGCTGCAGACGGTGCGCGGAAGCCTGCAGGCCGCCCTGCGCGAGGGCGGGCGGAGCGGCGGGCCGGACCGGCGCGGGTCGGCCACGCGGCGCTTGCTGGTGGTGACGCAGGTGGCGCTCGCGCTGATGCTCCTCACCGGCGCGGGTCTCCTGATCCGCAGCTTCTCGCGGCTCCAGCAGGTGGACCCCGGCTTCGACTCGCGCGGGGTGCTGACGATGAACATCGCTCTCCCCGAGGCCAAGTACGGCTCGGACACGGCGCAGATCGCCTTCTTCGACGCCCTAATGCCCCGCCTGGCCGCCATTCCGGGGGTGGAGACGGCGGGCTCGGCGTCGTCGTTGCCGCTGCAGGGCGGATGGAACCGCTCGTTCGCCGTCGAGGGGATCACTGTGCCGCCCGGGGAGACGGGGCCGTACGGCAACTTCCGCTCGGTGTACCCTGGCTTCTTTCGCACGCTGCGCATCCCCCTGCTGCGCGGGCGCGCCTTCACCGACGCGGACCGCGCCGGCGCCCCGCGCGTGGCCATCGTGGACGCGGTGATGGCGAAGAGCTACTGGCCGGGGCAGGACCCCATCGGCAAGCGCATCTCGCTCGGCGGATCGGAGGAGGAGCCGGAGTGGACGGAGGTGATCGGCGTCGTGGGCCACACGCGGCAGGACGGGATCGACTCCGAGGGGCGCGCGCAGCTCTACGTCCCCTTCCGCCAGGTCGGCCTCCCCTTCCAATCCCTGGCACTGCGCACCACGGGCGACCCCACGCAAGTCGTGGGTGCCGTGCGCGCCGCCGTGCGCGAGGTGGACCCCGAGCAGCCGATCTCGCGCGTGCAGACGATGGACGACCTGGTGAACGCGAACCTGGGCCCGCGCCGCTTCTCGATGGCGCTGCTGGGGCTCTTTGCCGCGCTGGCGCTGGTGCTGGCGGCGGTGGGGCTCTACGGGGTGATGTCGTTCGACGTGCAGCGCCGCTCGCAGGAGATCGGGGTGCGGATGGCGCTGGGGGCAGAGGCGGCGGGGGTGCTGCGGCTGGTGCTGCGGCAGGGATTGGGGCTGGCGCTGGTGGGGGTCGCGATCGGGGTGCTGGGCTCCCTGGCGCTCACCCGCCTGATTCACAGCCAGCTTTACGAGGTCGGCGCGTTCGACCCGCTGACCTTCGTCTCGGTGGTGGTGATCCTGCTTGGCGTGGCGGCGCTCGCCTCCCTCATCCCCGCCCGCCGCGCCACCCGCGTCGATCCCGTGGTGGCGATGCGAGGGGAGTGA
- a CDS encoding PhzF family phenazine biosynthesis isomerase, which yields MRYRYHTLDVFTDRLFGGNPLAVFTDARGISDAQMQAVARELNLSETVFVLPPEAGGTRRVRIFTPGSELPFAGHPTVGTAILLLELGEVPAVEGETEVVLEEGVGPVAVRVRVRGGKPDFAQLTAAQPPMVAPAPAREDLAAVLGLDPADLSDDWEPAVASAGVGFTVIPLRDVATLGRARLDLAAWERVLAHTVAPGVYPVVPAAPGETVRVRMFAPAMGIPEDPATGAAAAALAGYLARDAQQGTLRWTVEQGVEMGRPSTIYLEADVHNGIVMRARVGGSAVMVSDGTMEIPTDTDTAGRAWKPVSVPGAPTPVGAYSRAVRAGDMVFVSGQVPRDLITGELQGGTLAEQTRGVLENVRLVLAAAGATMDDIVSVTVYLEDIGDWGEFNTIYREAFRPPYPSRTTLGAALHGVKVEISVVARVRS from the coding sequence ATGCGCTACCGCTACCACACCCTGGACGTGTTCACCGACCGGCTGTTCGGTGGCAACCCGCTGGCCGTCTTCACCGACGCGCGCGGGATCTCCGATGCGCAGATGCAGGCGGTCGCGCGCGAGCTGAACCTCTCGGAAACGGTCTTCGTCCTTCCCCCGGAGGCGGGCGGGACGAGGCGGGTGCGGATCTTCACGCCAGGTTCGGAGCTTCCCTTCGCGGGCCACCCGACGGTGGGCACCGCGATCCTCCTGCTGGAGCTGGGCGAGGTGCCGGCGGTGGAGGGCGAGACGGAGGTGGTGCTGGAGGAGGGCGTGGGGCCGGTGGCCGTGCGCGTGAGGGTGCGCGGCGGAAAGCCGGACTTCGCGCAGCTCACCGCCGCGCAGCCGCCGATGGTTGCGCCGGCACCCGCGCGCGAGGACCTTGCCGCCGTGCTCGGCCTCGACCCCGCCGACCTGTCGGACGACTGGGAGCCTGCGGTGGCCTCGGCCGGAGTGGGCTTCACCGTGATCCCGCTTCGCGACGTGGCGACGCTGGGGCGCGCGCGGCTGGATCTGGCGGCGTGGGAGCGCGTGCTGGCCCACACCGTTGCGCCCGGCGTCTACCCCGTCGTCCCCGCCGCGCCGGGGGAGACGGTACGGGTGCGGATGTTCGCGCCGGCGATGGGCATCCCCGAGGACCCCGCCACCGGTGCCGCGGCCGCAGCCCTGGCCGGGTACCTGGCGCGCGACGCCCAGCAGGGCACCCTGCGCTGGACGGTGGAACAGGGGGTGGAAATGGGCCGCCCCAGCACGATCTACCTGGAAGCGGACGTGCACAACGGGATCGTGATGCGGGCGCGCGTGGGCGGATCGGCCGTGATGGTGTCGGATGGGACGATGGAGATCCCCACGGACACGGACACGGCGGGGCGCGCGTGGAAACCGGTGAGCGTGCCGGGCGCCCCCACACCCGTCGGCGCCTACTCGCGGGCGGTGCGCGCGGGGGACATGGTCTTCGTTTCCGGCCAGGTGCCGCGCGACCTGATCACCGGCGAGCTCCAGGGCGGGACGCTGGCCGAGCAGACGCGCGGAGTGCTGGAGAACGTGCGTCTCGTGCTGGCCGCCGCCGGGGCCACCATGGACGACATCGTCTCCGTCACCGTGTACCTGGAGGACATCGGCGACTGGGGCGAGTTCAACACGATCTATCGCGAAGCCTTCCGCCCGCCCTACCCCTCGCGCACCACGCTGGGCGCCGCGCTGCACGGCGTAAAGGTGGAGATCAGCGTCGTAGCGAGAGTGCGCTCGTGA